Within the Pseudomonas mendocina genome, the region CGTGGCGGCAAGCTGGCGATCACCGATGGCCCCTTCGCCGAAACCAAGGAGCAACTGGCTGGCTTCTACCTGATCGAGGCGCGCGATCTCAACGAGGCCATCCAACTCGCCGGCCACATTCCCGCTGCGCGAGTCGGCTGTGTCGAAGTGCGGCCGATTCGCCAACTGGATATCGACCCGGCCGCGCAGCGCTGAGTCGTCATCGCTCATCGGAGAACTCTTATGGATCGTCGCTATATCCCCGAAGTCGCCACGCGCGAGCAATGGCTGGCCGCGCGCAAGGCCCTGCTCGAGCAGGAAAAGGCCCTGACCCGTCAGCGCGATGCGCTCAACCGTGCCCGCCGTGCCTTACCCATGGTGCTGGTGGAGGAGGATTACCGCTTCGATGGCCCGCATGGTGAGGTCGGACTGGAGGCGCTGTTCGACGGTCGCAGCCAGTTGATCGTCTATCACTTCATGTACCACATGGATCGTGGAGAAGGCTGCGATGGCTGTTCCTGCCTGGTGGACAACATCGGTCACCAGTCCCACCTGCATGCCCGGGACACCAATCTGGTGTTGGTTTCGCGCGCGCCACTGGCCGATCTCGAAGCGTTCAAGCGGCGTATGGGCTGGACCCTGCCCTGGTACAGCTCATACGGCAGCCACTTCAACTACGACTACCACGCCACCACCGACGAGCAGGTCGCGCCGGTCGAGTACAACTACCGCGACAAGGAGGAACTGGAGCGCCTGGGCCTGACGTACCACGTGCAGGGCGAGCAGCCTGGCGTCAGTGTGTTCCTGCGTGAGGGCGGGCGCATCTATCACACCTACTCCACCTATGGCCGAGGCGTGGAGATGCTGATGAGCAGCTTCCATTTCCTCGACTTCACGCCCTTTGGCCGTGGCGAAGGCTGGGACGGCATGCCCGACCTGGACGGCAAGGGCCTTAACTGGACACGCCTGCATGACGAGTACGAGCAGGCGGCGCCCATCCATGATTGCTGCGGCCACAAGGCCTGAACCCCTGCGAAGGAGAAACCCCATGAGTCAGCATGAACTGCAAGATGCACTGAACAGCTGGACCGACGCCTGCCGCAGCAAGGATGTGGCGCGCATCATGAGTCATTACGTGGAGGACCTGGTCGCCTACGACGCTGTCGGCCCACTGCGTTTCCAGGGGCGCCCGGCGTATCAGGCGCATTGGCAGGCCTGCATGGAAATGTGCAGCGGTGAGGGCCGCTTCGAGCCGCACGAGCCGATCTTCACCGTCAGTGGTGACCTGGGCGTGACCCACTATCTGCTGCAATGCGGCGGCACCAATGACAAGGGCGAGCTGGAAACCTGCTGGATGCGCGTGACCCAGTGCCTGCGCCGCCAGGGCGGTCGCTGGCTGATCTTTCACGAGCACTTCTCCGCGCCTTGCGATATGCAAAGTGGCAAGACGCTGTTCGACCTGCAGCCCTGATGACCCGTTAAAAGCCTGCTGCGCGTTGGCCATGCTGCGTTGTAACCGGGCTCGCGCACGAGTTGCTTCTGCGGCAACGAGTTACTGACGCCCCAGCGCCGCGCAGGACGGCTCGTAGTTCTGTTGGCAGGCGCTCTGGTACAGGCGCTGGGCCTGGTCGGGGTCGCGCGATACACCTCCCTCGCCACGACGATAGAGGTTGCCCAGTACATGCTGGGCCATGGGGTTGCCCGCGGCGGCTGACTGGTTGAGGTACTTGAGCATGTCGCGCTGGTTGGCGAACTCTGGTGCATCACGCCCGGTATAGAGGTAGGCCAGGCTTACCGCAGCCATGGCATGGCCCTTGTCGGCGGCCTGCTTCCACCAGTACTCGGCCTGCTTGAGGTTCTTCTTCGGCTGGCCGACGAAGTAACTGCTGCCGAGCTGGAACTGGCTGTCCAGATCACCGCGTTGGGCCTTCTGGCGCAACTGATCCTGTTCGGTCTGGGTGATGGGCTGCTCGGCCTGCGACTGATCGTCGGGCTTGGCGGAATCAGGCTCACGCCCGGCACAGCCCGCTAACAAAGCGAGCGCGAGCAGGGCAGAGGTGGCATGAAAAAGCTTGAATGGACTGGACATGGCAGTGGGCTCCCTGGGCGAGAAAACGAGGCAAGTCGCTGTTAGGCCTGCCTCGCTCACCTTAGTTCGCTCGGATGCGCCTGAGCAGTGTCGACTTCACACTCGTGCCATGAACTGCAATCCTGAGCGTTGATTTTGCTCAAGAGGCAGCCATGAAGATCAGTGCGGATTTCGACAGCGGCAATATCCAGGTCATCGACGCCAGTGACCCGCAACATGTATTGCTGGCCATGCGGCCGGATCTCAACAGCCACCATTTCCAGTGGTTTCACTTTCAGGTCGCTGGTCTGCAGCCAGGCCAGCGTTATGGCTTCAACCTGACCAATGCCGGGCAATCGGCCTATAACCGCGCCTGGGACGGTTACCAGGCCGCGGCCAGTTACGACCAGCAGGACTGGTTTCGCGTACCGACCCGCTATCAGGACGGTCAGTTGCACTTCGAGTTGCAGGCCGAGCACGAGCGTGTCTGGTTCGCTTATTTCGAGCCCTACCCGCGAGCGCGACACGAGCGCCTGATTGCCAAGGCACTGGAAGACGGCGCCGAGTTGGTGGCCAGTGGCAGAAGCCTGGAGGGGCGTGATATCCAACTGCTGCGTATCGGCGGCCAGGCAGGCGCCGCGCGTAAGCTATGGATCATTGCCCAGCAGCACCCCGGCGAGCACATGGCCGAGTGGTTCATGGAAGGGCTGATCGAGCGCCTGCAGAATCCACAGGACGCCGAGATTGTCGCGTTGCTGCGCGAGGCCGAGTTCTATCTGGTGCCGAACATGAACCCGGACGGCGCCTATCGTGGTCACCTGCGCACCAATTACGCCGGACAGGACCTCAATCGTGCCTGGCAGTCGGCCAGCTCGGAGCGCAGC harbors:
- a CDS encoding YciI family protein; translated protein: MKYLCLVYANEQELHSSPESPHDSECHAYAQRVQESGRMLAAEALQSVQSATTVRMRGGKLAITDGPFAETKEQLAGFYLIEARDLNEAIQLAGHIPAARVGCVEVRPIRQLDIDPAAQR
- a CDS encoding DUF899 domain-containing protein, which produces MDRRYIPEVATREQWLAARKALLEQEKALTRQRDALNRARRALPMVLVEEDYRFDGPHGEVGLEALFDGRSQLIVYHFMYHMDRGEGCDGCSCLVDNIGHQSHLHARDTNLVLVSRAPLADLEAFKRRMGWTLPWYSSYGSHFNYDYHATTDEQVAPVEYNYRDKEELERLGLTYHVQGEQPGVSVFLREGGRIYHTYSTYGRGVEMLMSSFHFLDFTPFGRGEGWDGMPDLDGKGLNWTRLHDEYEQAAPIHDCCGHKA
- a CDS encoding YybH family protein; the encoded protein is MSQHELQDALNSWTDACRSKDVARIMSHYVEDLVAYDAVGPLRFQGRPAYQAHWQACMEMCSGEGRFEPHEPIFTVSGDLGVTHYLLQCGGTNDKGELETCWMRVTQCLRRQGGRWLIFHEHFSAPCDMQSGKTLFDLQP
- a CDS encoding tetratricopeptide repeat protein: MSSPFKLFHATSALLALALLAGCAGREPDSAKPDDQSQAEQPITQTEQDQLRQKAQRGDLDSQFQLGSSYFVGQPKKNLKQAEYWWKQAADKGHAMAAVSLAYLYTGRDAPEFANQRDMLKYLNQSAAAGNPMAQHVLGNLYRRGEGGVSRDPDQAQRLYQSACQQNYEPSCAALGRQ
- a CDS encoding M14 family metallopeptidase, which gives rise to MKISADFDSGNIQVIDASDPQHVLLAMRPDLNSHHFQWFHFQVAGLQPGQRYGFNLTNAGQSAYNRAWDGYQAAASYDQQDWFRVPTRYQDGQLHFELQAEHERVWFAYFEPYPRARHERLIAKALEDGAELVASGRSLEGRDIQLLRIGGQAGAARKLWIIAQQHPGEHMAEWFMEGLIERLQNPQDAEIVALLREAEFYLVPNMNPDGAYRGHLRTNYAGQDLNRAWQSASSERSPEVLFVLQHMQRIGVDLFLDIHGDEEIPHVFTAGCEGNPGYTPRLAALEEDFRSRLVAIGAEFQTRFGYPRDEPGQANLTLACNAVGEAFDCLSFTIEMPFKDHDDNPQPRTGWNGARSQKLGQDVLTVLAQMAATLR